A stretch of Primulina tabacum isolate GXHZ01 chromosome 13, ASM2559414v2, whole genome shotgun sequence DNA encodes these proteins:
- the LOC142522548 gene encoding uncharacterized protein LOC142522548, producing the protein MQSAEHLVLDLCNPDLRENALLELSKKRELFQDLAPLLWNSFGTVAALLQEIVSIYPVLSPPNLTPAQSNRVCNALALLQCVASHPDTRMLFLNAHIPLYLYPFLNTTSKSRPFEYLRLTSLGVIGALVKVDETEVISFLLSTEIIPLCLRTMEMGSELSKTVATFIVQKILLDDVGLEYICTTAERFYAVGRVLGNMVTVLAEQPSSRLLKHIIRCYLRLSDNPRACDALRSCLPDLLRDATFSSCLREDPTTRRWLQQLIINVQGPRVAMQTAGGFDHMMVN; encoded by the exons ATGCAGTCGGCGGAGCATTTAGTTCTCGATCTTTGCAATCCCGATCTCCGGGAAAACGCACTCCTCGAACTCTCCAag AAAAGAGAACTATTTCAAGATTTGGCGCCGTTGCTGTGGAATTCCTTCGGAACAGTTGCTGCTCTTTTGCAG GAAATAGTCTCAATTTATCCGGTCTTATCACCACCAAACCTGACTCCTGCACAATCGAACAGAGTTTGCAATGCACTCGCTCTTCTTCAG TGCGTGGCATCACACCCGGATACAAGAATGCTATTCCTTAACG CTCACATTCCTCTGTACTTGTACCCTTTCCTTAATACAACCAGCAAATCAAGGCCCTTTGAGTACTTGAGGCTTACAAGTCTTGGTGTCATCGGTGCTTTGGTAAAG GTTGATGAGACAGAAGTTATCAGTTTCCTTCTCTCTACTGAGATCATACCCTTGTGCTTGCGCACAATGGAGATGGGAAGTGAATTGTCCAAAACA GTGGCAACATTTATTGTGCAGAAGATTTTACTGGATGATGTTGGCTTAGAGTATATATGTACCACTGCAGAGCGGTTCTATGCTGTAGGTCGCGTTCTGGGCAACATGGTGACAGTGCTTGCTGAACAGCCTTCTTCCCGCCTTTTAAAGCACATTATCAGATGCTACCTTCGGTTGTCAGATAATCCAAG AGCGTGTGATGCCCTGAGAAGCTGTCTACCCGACCTGCTTAGAGATGCAACATTTAGTAGCTGCCTTCGT GAAGATCCAACTACAAGGAGGTGGTTACAACAATTGATAATAAATGTGCAAGGACCTCGGGTCGCAATGCAAACTGCAGGTGGATTCGATCATATGATGGTAAACTAA
- the LOC142522385 gene encoding GDP-L-galactose phosphorylase 2-like — translation MMLRIKRVPTVVSNYQKEEMEDGARHAGGCGRNCLRSCCLPGAKLPLYAFKKTNKVDPEKALFGSEKKKEPPVEFLNSLLLGEWEERMQRGLFRYDVTACETKVIPGDYGFIAQLNEGRHLKKRPTEFRVDKVLQPFDENKFNFTKVGQEEVLFQFEASEDDEVQFFPYAPIDIDNSPSVVAINVSPIEYGHVLLIPRILECLPQRIDRESFLLALYMAVEAGNPYFRVGYNSLGAFATINHLHFQAYYLATPFPIERAPSKKIVTTKDAVKISDILDYPVRGLVFDGGNSLEDLSNAVSDACNCLQENNIPHNVLIADSGKRIFLFPQCYAEKQALGEVSSELLDTQVNPAVWEISGHMVLKRKKDYDEASNENAWRLLAEVSLSEERIQEVKELIFEAICCYLDKGDTTIQTTTDEESPDAPQTRDGDTLLGSHLALVPV, via the exons ATGATGCTAAGGATTAAGAGGGTTCCTACTGTTGTCTCCAACTACCAAAAGGAAGAGATGGAGGATGGCGCCCGTCATGCCGGCGGCTGTGGCCGCAATTGCCTCAGAAGCTGCTGCCTTCCAG GGGCGAAGCTGCCGTTGTATGCTTTTAAGAAGACGAACAAGGTGGACCCTGAAAAGGCTTTGTTCGGCTCTGAGAAGAAGAAAGAGCCTCCAGTTGAATTTTTGAACTCCCTTCTTCTTGGGGAG TGGGAGGAGCGTATGCAGAGAGGTCTCTTTCGCTATGATGTCACTGCTTGCGAAACTAAG GTGATTCCTGGCGATTATGGATTCATTGCCCAGCTGAATGAGGGCAGGCACCTCAAGAAGAGGCCGACGGAGTTTCGTGTGGATAAGGTCTTGCAGCCCTTTGATGAGAACAAGTTCAACTTTACTAAGGTTGGCCAAGAAGAAGTGCTCTTCCAGTTCGAGGCCAGTGAGGATGATGAAGTCCAGTTCTTTCCATATGCACCGATTGATATTGATAACTCGCCTAGTGTTGTTGCCATTAAT GTTAGCCCGATTGAATATGGCCATGTACTGCTTATCCCTCGAATTCTGGAATGCTTGCCACAGAGGATTGACCGGGAGAGCTTCTTGCTTGCTCTTTACATGGCTGTGGAAGCGGGGAACCCTTACTTCCGTGTGGGCTACAATAGCTTGGGTGCTTTTGCGACCATTAATCATCTCCATTTTCAGGCCTATTATTTGGCCACACCTTTTCCCATCGAAAGGGCTCCTTCCAAGAAGATTGTCACCACAAAGGATGCAGTGAAAATCTCAGATATCCTTGATTATCCGGTGCGAGGTCTTGTGTTCGATGGTGGAAATAGTTTGGAAGATTTATCAAATGCTGTGTCAGACGCTTGCAATTGCTTGCAAGAGAACAACATTCCTCACAATGTACTTATCGCTGATTCTGGGAAGCGAATCTTCCTCTTTCCCCAG TGCTACGCTGAGAAACAGGCACTCGGAGAAGTGAGTTCTGAGCTACTCGACACTCAAGTGAATCCAGCAGTTTGGGAGATAAGTGGACATATGGTGctgaaaagaaagaaagattATGATGAGGCGTCCAATGAAAATGCTTGGAGACTATTGGCTGAGGTCTCTCTCTCTGAAGAGAGAATCCAAGAAGTGAAGGAGCTTATATTTGAAGCCATCTGCTGCTATCTTGACAAGGGCGATACCACCATTCAGACCACCACCGATGAAGAGTCCCCCGATGCCCCACAAACTCGTGATGGAGATACCCTTCTAGGCTCCCACCTTGCGTTGGTGCCTGTGTAG
- the LOC142523353 gene encoding uncharacterized protein LOC142523353, producing MSAFNAFRANVPVAWSPNLYVTLVRGIPGTRRLHRRTLEALRLTKCNRTVMRWNTPTVRGMLQQVKRLVVIETEEMYNARKQKRANHQALRPPLVANHLQNQMPVTSP from the exons ATGAGTGCTTTCAACGCATTCAGAGCTAATGTCCCAGTTGCGTGGAGCCCTAATCTGTACGTAACATTGGTGAGGGGCATTCCGGGTACGAGGAGGCTCCACCGGCGCACGTTAGAAGCCTTGCGCCTCACCAAATGCAACCGTACCGTCATGAGATGGAATACGCCTACTGTCCGGGGAATGCTACAACAG GTGAAAAGGTTGGTTGTGATTGAGACAGAGGAAATGTACAATGCTCGGAAGCAGAAGCGAGCTAATCATCAAGCTCTACGCCCGCCTTTGGTCGCGAATCATCTTCAGAATCAGATGCCAGTTACAAGTCCTTAA